The following nucleotide sequence is from Nitrosopumilus adriaticus.
GAATGTAAAATTGTTAAAAACCAAAAACCAACCTTGTCAAAAAATGATGTCGCTGCAATAAATGCAAAGATCAAGCGACTATCAAAAACACACACTCAATCACTATCTGAATAACCTGTTTACTTAAATTACTTTAATTATTTGATTTTAATCTGCACTGATTCTGTTCCTTAACACAAATAATCCTACTAGAACGCATCCAGCTGATGCAATATTTAGTATAGTTATGTTTTCTGATAAGATGAAAAATGAATAGATTATGCTGAATACTGTGGTTGTGGCATAAATTAATACTGTGCGGACAGCCCCGATTATTCGTAAGGCAATAACAAAAAACATCATGGTGACACCAATTCCCAAATATCCTACAATTGAGATTATGGATAATTGTTCTAGATTAATATCAAAAGGAATTTGAAACAATAGCATTAATGTTAACGCCATTATAGCACCTGTACATGACATTATGTGTACAATATGTCTGGTCTTGATTGAGTCGCTAAGCTTTTTTGCGATAAATGTGTCTAAACAATAAAAAAATCCTGACATTATAATAAACAAATCCCCAATCATGAAATTTGATAATTTCCAATTGTTGTGATTCATATCTACTCCAACTGGAATGATAATTGAACCGATGACGATCAAAATAAAAGGCAACATTTCTTGCTTGCTTAATTTTTCTTTGAAAATCATTATTCCTAAAAGAATTGCAAAGATTGTTTCGGAATTCACTAAGATGGATGCGTTTGTTGCACTCGTTTCTTGTAATCCTAGTGTATAGCTTAGTGTTCCGGCAGATTCTGCAATTCCTAGTAAAATTAGTAGGATGAGTGTGGTTCTTCCTTTTTTTATGTTAGCTGATTTTCTGTCTGATTTTCTAAATGGTGAAAATAATAAACTATTGACTATGTATATCACAAACACTAGCATCATTGGATTTGGAACAATTGATGCTTCTGCAACCTGTTCTTCCATCAATGATTTGGGAATTACATTTGGTAGTGCTGAAAATGCAGCTGCCATTATTGCAAACAAAAACCCTACACCTACTGTCTTGTTTTGCAGTTTTGAAAATAGACTAATTTTTTTAATATCGAATTTTCTCATTTGTTGGTATACTTGATTTTTTTTATCCCAACTCATGGTATTTTTGCCCCATAATCCCAATAATGGTATTGATCTCGTAGTAGTTGTATGTTTTTATAAATACTGAAATAGTAGTGAGATCTTATGTTAATACTGCATGAACATTCCTGCTGAGTTTGATAAGTCTATACGTACTCTTCCGATGGAAGAGCGAATTGAAAAATTAGATGCAATTTTCAAAACTTCTAAGGATGAATCTGAGCGTTGGGATGCAGTTTGGCTTGCTGGTGAAATTCCTGTTGAGGTTGATTTGAAAGGCCCAATTTTTGAGATAATGTCTGATTTATTTGCGTGGGTTTTAAAAAATGATCCTAATGATGTAGTAAGACATGAAGTGTGTTATCAAATTGCTGCAAGAAATATGAGAAGGATAATTCCTGATTTGGCACATGCTGCAAATTATGATGTAAGCCCTCTGGTAAGACATGAGGCAACAGAATGCTTGATGATTATTAGAGCAATTGATCAAATTGAAGCTGTTGAAAGATCCTTGCATGATGAAAATGAAAGTGTTAGAAATACAGCTAAATTAGTTCTAAAACGAATGAAGAGATACAAATCTGATTTTAATGCAAAATCTGAATGGGTTTCAATTTAAATAATTTTTAGATGTTTAATCAATGCATAAATGATAAATAAATTTGCAACATACCATATTACTGTGACTGGGTGTGCATCAAAATACTCTCCAAAAATCTCCAAATGATAATACCACACATCTCCTGCAGCATTAATCATCAATCCAATTACTAGTAGGAGCCATACTGCTCCTAATACACCTTCTTTGAAAATCACAGCACCGACTATGGATAATGACAAGGTCACTGATGCAGAAACCACAAAAATCAAACCATAGTAAAAGTCAAAACCCAATTCTGTATCTGGAATGCTAATGGATAACACTACATATACTACTAAAGCAATAATTGGAATTATAACTAGTGTGATTTTTTGAAAAATTGAAAATCCTGAATGAAAAAATCTTATGTTGAGTATTAAGTGGATTAAAGTAAATGGATATACTGCAAAAAAGAATATGTCTGCAACTGAAGGGTAG
It contains:
- a CDS encoding DMT family transporter, with the translated sequence MSWDKKNQVYQQMRKFDIKKISLFSKLQNKTVGVGFLFAIMAAAFSALPNVIPKSLMEEQVAEASIVPNPMMLVFVIYIVNSLLFSPFRKSDRKSANIKKGRTTLILLILLGIAESAGTLSYTLGLQETSATNASILVNSETIFAILLGIMIFKEKLSKQEMLPFILIVIGSIIIPVGVDMNHNNWKLSNFMIGDLFIIMSGFFYCLDTFIAKKLSDSIKTRHIVHIMSCTGAIMALTLMLLFQIPFDINLEQLSIISIVGYLGIGVTMMFFVIALRIIGAVRTVLIYATTTVFSIIYSFFILSENITILNIASAGCVLVGLFVLRNRISAD
- a CDS encoding HEAT repeat domain-containing protein produces the protein MNIPAEFDKSIRTLPMEERIEKLDAIFKTSKDESERWDAVWLAGEIPVEVDLKGPIFEIMSDLFAWVLKNDPNDVVRHEVCYQIAARNMRRIIPDLAHAANYDVSPLVRHEATECLMIIRAIDQIEAVERSLHDENESVRNTAKLVLKRMKRYKSDFNAKSEWVSI
- a CDS encoding histidine kinase — protein: MKIPEIVPDKISNPINPIVIIGILSLGIGIFVSMNVVSEDDAGAIASIFAVFLAGVVALFSFIVSKQNDTGILAKSYFSLGLGFTAYVIAELLYYSMETLFGIEPYPSVADIFFFAVYPFTLIHLILNIRFFHSGFSIFQKITLVIIPIIALVVYVVLSISIPDTELGFDFYYGLIFVVSASVTLSLSIVGAVIFKEGVLGAVWLLLVIGLMINAAGDVWYYHLEIFGEYFDAHPVTVIWYVANLFIIYALIKHLKII